The DNA region TTCATTGGAAATCATTATAAGAAGGTTGATCAAAAAGTCGTCTTTTGATCACGAAGTGAGACAAGAAGTAACTCGGCATTGAATCTTGAAAATCCCACTTTTTGATCTCGATTTATAGGTTGTATCCATTTTAATCAACCATGATAACGAGTGTCAAGGTGTATCTTGCCCTTGTAATCACAGCATGGGCAATTCCATCGAATTTATTCGTTTGCCATCAGGCAGCTACAGCAGCCGGCTATTCCGACGGTGCCCTCTCCTCGCCCTTCCGGGGCGGGACCAGGTCGATGCCCCCGGGGTGAAACGGGTGGCATCTCGCAATTCGCTTGGCAGCCAGCCAAGAGCCCTTCAAAGCGCCGTGGACTTCGATCGCTTCGAGGGCATAGGCCGAGCAAGTCGGATAGAACCGGCAGGTCGCCGGCTTCAATGGAGAGATGAATTTCCGATAGAAGCGGATCGGAACCTTCGCTACCCGGCGTGCGGTGCTCATACCCGGTGCTCCTGCTTTCCTTCGCCCCTGGCGGCCTGTCCGCCGTCATCCGCCTTGCAGCAATCGCGGCAGTAACCGAACACCTCGAATTTGTGCTGGACGACCTGGAAATCGTCCGGCGCATCGGTCAGCTGCATCGGACAGAACGTAATCGGATACGTCTTCTGGCATTGCAGGCAGATCATGTGATGATGGTGATGATTCTCGCTGCAGCGACCTCTGAATTTGATGCCTTCCTCAAACACAACCTGCTCAAGCAAGCCGAGCTCATACAGAACCCGCAAATTACGGTATACCGTATCAAAGCTTAGCCCGCTGTACTTCCGGCCCATATATTCATAAACGTCCTTAGCTTTCAGATAGCCCTGATGCTCTCCAAACAATTTGGCAAGCGTCTTTCGCTGATCGGTAATGCGCAGCCCATGTTCCGACATGGCGTCAATTATCTGTTCCGTCGTAAGCATACGCAAGCGACCTCCTGTTCGTGTCAACTCTCTTAATAATGCCTCAAAAAACAGCCATCGTCAATGAAAGCGGTTATCCGCCCATGCCGGAACGTCGAATAATGGCACTGCTATAAAGTCAAAGCTATACCCACCATGAGCGGGAAAAGGCCGTTCTCGAAACCGTCATGTACGGTTCGAAAACAGCCTCCCCTGCACCGCGGAGCGGTTAGTGTTAGGATCGCCAGGCCGCGGTGCTGATTCCATTCATCGTAACAAGCTCATCAATGATCAAGATTCGTTCTTTAACTGGGGCAGCGGCTGCACAAGAAGATTGATCGGAAGACTGCTTCCCGGCGCTGCCGTGAATAGAAATTCCACTGTTTCCTCGTAGCTGCCTGTTCGATACAGCACGGCTGCATCGTTCGGAGCGGATACCGCGCCATTGCTCGTATTCGGCGTTTGAATAATTTTGCCGTTGACCATCATGGCCCCCATGTACTTGCCGCCGCGCGGATTCAGCGTGATCAGCGTATTCGGCGCTACACGGTGCAGCTTGATTTTGTACAGAACGCCGAAATTGCCGGCATTGAGCGTATAGGAGCCGTTAATTCCGTCGTACCCTTCCAGGTTCGGGTCATTCGTGTTGTCCCCGATCGCAAGGCGTCCCGGCTTATTGCCTACTAGCTCGTAGGATTCGATGATTCTCGTCGAGTCCGCATAGGATCCCCGGTTATGCACACCGTCCGGCGACTGCAAGATCAGATGGGGCAGCTTCTGGATCGGATCCTTCGTTTCATCGATCATGATGACATCATAGCGGATCGGCGCATCCGAATACAGGTCAGCGAGCATGGAAACGACCTGACCGTTCTTCAGCGATTGGGCGTTAAGATCCTTCAAAATCACTCGGCTCTCCCCCGGAGCCAGCGTGATGGTTTGATAATCCTCCGAGGACTGCATGGATTCC from Paenibacillus ihbetae includes:
- the yidD gene encoding membrane protein insertion efficiency factor YidD, which codes for MSTARRVAKVPIRFYRKFISPLKPATCRFYPTCSAYALEAIEVHGALKGSWLAAKRIARCHPFHPGGIDLVPPRKGEERAPSE
- a CDS encoding Fur family transcriptional regulator translates to MLTTEQIIDAMSEHGLRITDQRKTLAKLFGEHQGYLKAKDVYEYMGRKYSGLSFDTVYRNLRVLYELGLLEQVVFEEGIKFRGRCSENHHHHHMICLQCQKTYPITFCPMQLTDAPDDFQVVQHKFEVFGYCRDCCKADDGGQAARGEGKQEHRV